From a region of the Triticum aestivum cultivar Chinese Spring chromosome 7D, IWGSC CS RefSeq v2.1, whole genome shotgun sequence genome:
- the LOC123169207 gene encoding adenine DNA glycosylase codes for MAKSPKATTSRRPTRKRRASPAAVPSSADIEDLAPSGVLAGPTSAAPALRSGLLRWYDAHRRDLPWRFSAAPGREGREKRAYAVWVSEVMLQQTRVPVVIDYYSRWMARWPTVETLAAATQEEVNEMWAGLGYYRRARFLLEGAKQIAEKGEFPSTASTLRQVRGIGDYTAGAIASIAFSEVTPLVDGNVVRVISRLFAIADNPKESSTVKRFWELAGQLVDPSRPGDFNQAMMELGATLCSKTKPDCSQCPVSSHCQALALSHENPLVGVTDYPRVVPKAKPRRDFAAVCVVQIAQGLEQETAAGKCNFFLLIKRPEEGLLAGLWEFPSVLVDERKTDPLNRRKEMDRYLKQLVDIDVEQESNLILREDVGQHVHIFSHIRLTMHVELMVLKIKGDVGQACNKGQDSTKLKLVDESSIDSMGLTSGIRKVYNMVKAFKEKKLLEQSQMPTTKRSRRQKQ; via the exons ATGGCCAAGAGCCCCAAGGCGACCACCAGCCGGCGGCCCACCAGAAAACGGCGGGCCTCCCCCGCTGCCGTGCCGTCCTCGGCGGACATCGAGGACCTGGCGCCGTCGGGTGTCCTGGCCGGGCCCACCTCGGCGGCGCCCGCGCTGCGCTCGGGGTTGCTCCGGTGGTATGACGCGCACCGGCGCGACCTTCCGTGGCGATTCTCCGCGGCGCCGGGGCGCGAGGGCAGAGAGAAGAGGGCGTATGCGGTGTGGGTGTCGGAGGTGATGCTGCAGCAGACGAGGGTGCCCGTCGTCATCGATTACTACTCCCGGTGGATGGCGCGGTGGCCCACCGTGGagaccctcgccgccgccacgcaAGAG GAGGTGAACGAGATGTGGGCCGGTCTTGGGTACTACCGGAGGGCGCGGTTTCTTCTGGAG GGAGCGAAGCAGATTGCAGAAAAGGGGGAATTCCCTAGCACAGCATCAACACTTCGTCAGGTTCGCGGCATTGGGGATTACACAGCAGGCGCCATTGCCTCCATAGCCTTCAGTGAG GTCACCCCACTTGTGGATGGAAATGTTGTACGTGTTATCAGCAGACTTTTTGCAATTGCCgataacccaaaagaatcctcaacAGTAAAGAGATTTTG GGAGCTTGCTGGTCAACTGGTCGATCCATCAAGACCAGGAGACTTCAACCAAGCAATGATGGAACTAGGAGCAACATTGTGCAGCAAGACCAAGCCTGATTGCTCCCAGTGCCCTGTCTCTAGCCACTGCCAAGCGCTTGCGCTTTCCCATGAAAATCCATTGGTTGGAGTTACAGACTACCCACGGGTGGTTCCCAAAGCTAAACCACGTCGTGATTTCGCTGCTGTTTGTGTTGTTCAAATTGCACAAGGCTTGGAGCAAGAGACGGCAGCCGGCAAATGTAATTTCTTTCTCTTGATAAAGAGGCCAGAAGAGGGCCTGCTTGCAGGGCTCTGGGAGTTCCCATCAGTTCTTGTTGACGAACGTAAGACCGACCCGCTAAACAGGAGAAAAGAGATGGATAGGTATTTGAAGCAATTGGTTGACATAGATGTTGAACAGGAATCCAATCTGATCCTCAGGGAGGATGTTGGTCAGCATGTTCACATTTTCTCCCACATTCGCTTGACGATGCATGTGGAGCTGATGGTTCTCAAGATCAAAG GTGATGTGGGTCAAGCATGCAACAAGGGACAAGATAGCACGAAACTGAAACTCGTCGATGAAAGTTCAATCGATTCCATGGGCTTGACATCGGGAATTCGGAAG GTGTACAATATGGTGAAGGCTTTCAAGGAGAAAAAACTATTGGAGCAAAGCCAAATGCCCACGACGAAAAGGAGCAGACGTCAAAAGCAGTAA
- the LOC123164793 gene encoding aspartic proteinase 36 — protein MGPPRGASRATLALLLLLALSAALAPGRAAATGVFEVRRKFPRHAGGDKHLAGLREHDARRHGRSLAAAVDLPLGGNGLPTETGLYFTQIGIGTPAKSYYVQVDTGSDILWVNCVSCDTCPRKSGLGIELTLYDPSGSSSGTGVTCGQEFCVATHGGVLPSCVPAAPCQYSISYGDGSSTTGFFVTDFLQYNQVSGNSQTSLANTSITFGCGAKIGGDLGSSSQALDGILGFGQSNSSMLSQLAAAGKVRKVFAHCLDTINGGGIFAIGDVVQPKVSTTPLVPGMPHYNVNLEAIDVGGVKLQLPTNIFGIEESKGTIIDSGTTLAYLPGVVYNAIMSKVFAQYGDMPLKNDQDFQCFRYSGSVDDGFPIITFHFEGGLPLNIHPHDYLFQNGELYCMGFQTGGLQTKDGKDMVLLGDLAFSNRLVLYDLENQVIGWTDYNCSSSIKIKDDKTGSIYTVNAHDISSGWRFQWHKPLFVLLVTALCSYTMF, from the exons ATGGGGCCGCCCCGTGGCGCTTCTCGCGCTActctcgccctcctcctcctcctcgcgctgtcGGCGGCGCTCGCCCCCGGCCGCGCGGCCGCCACGGGCGTCTTCGAGGTGCGCCGCAAGTTCCCGCGCCACGCCGGCGGGGACAAGCACCTGGCGGGCCTCCGGGAGCACGACGCCCGCCGCCACGGCCGCTCcctagccgccgccgtcgacctgcCCCTCGGCGGCAACGGCCTGCCCACCGAGACCGG GCTCTACTTCACGCAGATTGGGATCGGCACGCCGGCCAAGAGCTACTACGTGCAGGTGGACACCGGCAGCGACATACTCTGGGTCAACTGCGTCTCCTGCGACACCTGCCCCCGCAAGAGCGGCCTCGGG ATAGAGCTGACGCTGTACGACCCGAGTGGATCGTCGAGCGGCACCGGGGTCACGTGCGGCCAGGAGTTCTGCGTGGCGACTCACGGCGGCGTGCTCCCGTCCTGCGTCCCCGCCGCGCCGTGCCAGTACAGCATCTCATACGGTGACGGAAGCTCCACCACTGGGTTCTTTGTCACGGACTTCTTGCAGTACAACCAGGTGTCCGGCAATAGCCAAACCTCCTTGGCCAATACAAGCATCACGTTTGG GTGTGGTGCTAAGATTGGTGGAGATTTGGGGTCGTCAAGCCAGGCCCTCGACGGGATTCTTGGATTTGGTCAGTCAAATTCATCCATGCTGTCGCAGTTAGCGGCTGCAGGAAAAGTGAGGAAGGTCTTCGCACATTGCTTGGACACCATAAATGGTGGAGGAATTTTTGCTATTGGGGATGTCGTGCAGCCGAAAGTGAGCACAACGCCGCTGGTGCCTGGCAT GCCGCATTACAATGTCAACTTGGAAGCAATTGATGTTGGTGGTGTTAAGCTACAGCTTCCaacaaatatttttggtatagaggaAAGTAAAGGTACCATTATTGACAGTGGAACAACATTGGCGTATCTACCAGGGGTGGTTTATAATGCTATAATGTCTAAG GTATTTGCTCAGTATGGAGATATGCCCTTAAAAAATGATCAAGATTTCCAATGTTTCAGATATTCTGGAAG TGTAGACGATGGATTTCCTATAATCACCTTTCACTTTGAGGGCGGCCTTCCACTGAATATTCATCCACATGACTATCTTTTTCAAAATGGG GAGCTGTACTGCATGGGGTTCCAGACTGGTGGATTGCAAACCAAGGATGGAAAAGATATGGTGCTTTTGGGAG ATCTAGCATTTTCAAACAGACTGGTTCTTTATGATTTGGAAAATCAAGTTATTGGATGGACCGATTACAACT GCTCCTCCAGCATTAAAATCAAGGATGACAAGACTGGATCGATATACACTGTGAATGCACATGATATCTCATCTGGATGGAGATTTCAGTGGCACAAGCCCTTGTTTGTATTGCTAGTAACGGCGCTGTGCAGCTATACAATGTTCTAA